In Gammaproteobacteria bacterium, one DNA window encodes the following:
- a CDS encoding DUF3486 family protein, which produces MARQSKIDTLPAEVKDWLDSALSEGNFSGYQLLSGELKTRGYDISHAAVHRYGQKIEKRMAAIRAATEAAQMLAKNTPDQSDELSASVIRMAQSELFEVMVDLQEADAESDPAKRVKLLSRAAVAISNLARAKVTHRKWQDEARDRIEKAAASAEKIAKKGGLSAQSREQIRREILGIAE; this is translated from the coding sequence ATGGCCCGCCAATCTAAAATAGACACCCTGCCCGCAGAAGTCAAAGACTGGCTGGATTCTGCCCTGTCCGAGGGCAATTTCAGCGGTTATCAATTGCTGTCCGGAGAACTCAAAACGCGCGGCTATGATATCAGCCATGCCGCCGTGCACCGCTACGGGCAGAAAATCGAAAAGCGCATGGCCGCCATTCGTGCCGCCACCGAAGCGGCGCAGATGCTGGCCAAAAATACGCCGGATCAATCCGACGAACTGAGCGCGTCCGTGATTCGCATGGCGCAATCCGAATTGTTCGAGGTCATGGTGGACCTGCAAGAGGCGGATGCCGAAAGCGATCCGGCCAAGCGCGTCAAGCTGCTCAGCCGGGCTGCGGTGGCGATATCCAACCTGGCCCGCGCCAAAGTCACACATCGCAAATGGCAGGACGAAGCGCGCGATCGCATCGAAAAAGCAGCCGCATCCGCTGAAAAAATCGCCAAGAAAGGCGGCCTGTCGGCGCAATCCCGCGAACAAATACGCCGTGAAATCCTGGGAATTGCCGAGTGA